The stretch of DNA GATAAGCTGCAGAAACCTATAGAAACATTATGAGGATTTGTTTTCCTATGTTACTTAGAAGTACAACATGGTCAGTCCTATTTTCAGAGTCAAAACCAAGACATAATTCCTTATCAAAGATGCCTGGCACATGATCCTCCTACACCAGAGAAAGGCAACTGGGGGAAACCCTCTGCACTCTATCAAGCTGATTTATAAGCTTTTAAAGAGGCAGATGGGTAACAAATTCTGGTAGAGCATAGCAGTTGTCAGCAAAGTCTAAGAAGTAATTTTTTGTCCCCAAGAAGCAACTCAGTTGCTATAAAGTGTTGCTAGGAGACGGGTTCTTTGGTGAAGTGATCAGCAACAGGAAGGCTGACAGCAGCTGGACACACAGCTAGGGCGGCAGCAGGTGGTCCTGCAGCAGGTGGTCTGACAGCAGACAGGGTGGCTGCAAGGCTGGCAGCAGCTGGATCCACAGCTCTGGTCTTGGCACCCAGGCAGGCAGCAGCACGTGGGGTGGTAGCAGATTCTATGGCAGTACACAGGTGCACAGCAAGCTGGCTGACAGCAAGACTGGCCACAGCTAGACCCACTGAAGGTTTGTCCACAGCTgctgggcacacagcaggtggGCTGACAGCAGGTGGTCACACAAGTAGGCTTGCGGCAGGTGGTCCTACAGCAGGTGGTTTCACTAGTTTGATAGCAAGttggggggcaggagggctgGCAGCAGATGGACTCACAGCAGGTGGGCTGACAGCAGGGTTTGCTGCAACAGCTGGGCTGGCAGCAGGTGGTCACACAAGTAGGTTTGCAGCAGGTGGTCCTGCAGCAGGTGGTTTGACAGCAAGTTGGGGGGCAGCAGGGCTTGCAGCAGCTGGACTCACAGCAAGTGGTCCTGCAGATGGGCTGACAGCACGGGGAGCAGCACGAGTGGGTCATTGTGTCTGTGGTCAGGGTGGACTCCGGCTCAGAGCTGAGTTTCTCAGATTCTGAGGACTCCTCCTGTTCTGGGGTTTTATATCCTGGACCCCCAATGTTGGGACCAATAAgcaggactttcctggttgtTATTTATGTTATTGTTGTAGTTTAGGGTAATTGCCATGGAGGAAGTTGCTTTCTTAGTGTTTTATAGAGAGACCTCTGTAAATTAGTGTTTGATCTTTTCCTTAATCGGATCTAGTACTTAAGAATCTTTCCTAGAAATGAAAAGGTCAGGAATCATCACCAGCAGCATTTCTGGTCATGTGACATCATCTGGTCATGGGGTACTTCCTGCTGGCTCTGTGAAAGTCAGAATAGCTCTCCTTTCTCAGCTTTGTTCCTTTGGCTCTACTTAGATTGAGACATTCCTCGAAAGGGTCGGGATGCTGATGCATTCTGTGATGAATGAAGCCTGCTTGAGTTCAAGCCTGATCTCTGACAAAGTCAGAGTTAAGACTTCCACATGTATCTACATATATCTATATTTGGCAACTAGTTTGAAATGTTTCCCAGTTTTATCAGGGTCATCTGAGTACAGGATGGTTGCCATgttgtttttcaaatgaaaatcagCACCAAAACTGGAAGAGAGGCAAAGCTGAATCCTATTTTCAAACAGGATCCCTTCCTTACTGCTTCATTGCTGTTTTCTAGTTAGGTTAATGACCTCTGGTGAGACATCCCAACTTGCATATACTTTCTTCTACAATTTGTGACAAGCAGGTTAGATAGGAGAATAACTAAGGTATGTTTCAATCTGTAAATTTACATATTCTGACAAATGTGGAATCTCAACCACAATTTCTTAAAGTTTTAggcttcattttctctcttttagatACATAAGTTAGAGTATAATTGCCATGTAATGGGAAAACATATAGTCAACAGCAGTAGAAAGGATAAAATGATCATGTAGAAAGGATAAAATGATAATGTAATTCCAAtggcagaaaaaaggaaaaaaattaaaatttgtatggaaccacaaaatagCCAATGCAATAttgataaagaagaacaaagctgaaagcATCATTTTCCTTGATTCCAAACAGTAGTACAAAGCTATATTAGACAAAACAGTATGGACTGGAAAAAACCAGCAcctagatcaatggaatagaatgaaGAGGCCAGAAATGAGTCCACACATTATATGGCCTACTAATTTAttacaaaggagccaagaatatattAATGCAATAAGGGGATTgcaatcttttaaataaatggtggCGGGAAAACTGGGCAGCCATGTGCAAAACAATGAAACTGGACTCCTCAAACTCAAAATGATATTCCTGAGGGATATCTTCCCATTTATGACAATGtgaatggaccttgaggacattaagctaaatgaaaaaagttagagagagacaaataccaggtgatctcacttatatatggaatcttaaaaaatttttttctaaaactgagCTCATAGACAGAACAGATCAATGGTAgccagaggtgggaggtggggtgggtgaaATAGGTAAACGGGATCACAAGGTAGAggcttccagttataaaataaatgcctGGGGAATGTAACGTACAGCATAATGaccatagttaataatactgaaaCCTTTGAAAGTTGCTAGAAAAGTAGATGTTAAAAGCTCTCATGCAAGAAAAAAGACTATAACTATCAGTTGTGACAGATGTTAacattaactagacttactgcaGTGATAACTTTGCAACATctacaaatatcaaattattatgttgAACACCTATAAACAATATAAAGCtcaatttaaaacacacaaacaaggaTAGATACATACCAGTAGAGTTCAGAAGTCTCATATCAGGAGAGTGCATGACACTACTGCAGTGAAATACTGAAACACTTTCATTGTTTCTACCGCTGTTGATGATATGCTTTCCCTATGACATGGCAATTACACTCTTACATATGTACCTAAAAGAGAGGGCAGAAAAACTCTAAGAAACTATGGCTGACACATTTTACATTTATGGAAATATATAAATCTATAACTGTATCATCCTATCTACCTATTTGTcacaaattataaaagaaagtatGTGCAAGTTGTGATGTCTCACCAGAGGTGATTGATCCAGCTAAAAGTAGTTATGGGACATTAATGAATTGAGGTTGTCTGAAAACAGGGTACAGCATTTGCCTCTATTCCAGCTTTGGTGCTGAATTGCTAGTGAAGAACAATGTGCCAACATCTTCTACCTAAATGTACCTAATAAAGCTGGGAAATATTTTAGGTCAGTCACTACTGATTTGAAAGACATGTATATAGATACACGTGATCGTCTTGAATCTCAGACTTTGTCCGAGATCAGACTTGGACTTTAGCAGGCTTCATTCATCACAGAATGCATCAGCATCCAGCAAGTCTCAACCTAAGCATAGTCAAAGGCACACAGAAAAGGTGACTGTTCTGACCCTGGCCAAGGCAGGAAGAACTATCCCATGACCTGATGATGTCACATGACCAGAGATGCTGCTGGGATGATTCcttattctttttcacttctggAAAAGGTTCTTAAGTACTAGTCCTAATTAAAGAGAAGATCAAACACTAATTTATAGAGGCCTCAAAACACTAAAGAAATCATTTCCTCTTGGATAATTTCCCATTGACTACAAAAACAACACACATAACGAGGAAAGTCTTGCTTATTGGTCCCAACTTTGGGGGTCCAGTGTATAAAAAGCCCCAGAACAGAAGTAGTCATCAGAATCTGAGAAATTCACTTCTGAACAAGAGTCCACACTCCACCACTGACAAAATGACTCACTCTTGCTGCTCCCCGTGCTGCCAGCCCACCTGCTGTGAGCCCAGCTGCTGCCAGCCTTGCTGCCCTCCTGTCTGCTGTCAGACCACCTGCTGCAGGACCACCTGCCTCAAGCCTACTTGTGTGAGCAGCTGCTGCCAGCCCACCTGCTGTGAGCCCAGCTGCTGTCGGCCTTGCTGCCCCCCAACTTGCTATCAGTCTAGTGAAAACACCTGCTGTAGGACCACCTGCCGCAAACCTACCTGTGTGACCACCTGCTGTCAGCACAACTGTGGTGGGTCCAGCTGCTGTCAGCCTTGCTGCCTCCCTATCTGCTGTCAGACCACCTGCTGCAGGACCACCTGCCTCAAGCCTATTTGTGTGACCACCTGCTGCCAGCCCACCTGCTGTGAGTCCAGCTGCTGTcagccctcctgcccccaaacttGCTGTCAAATCACTGAAACCACCTGCTGCAAGCCTACTTGTGTGACCAGCTGCTGTCAGCCCACCTGCTGTGCATCCAGCAGCGCTGGACAAACCTGCGGTGGTTCTAACTGCTGTCAGCCTTGCTGCCAGCCAGCCTCCTGTGCACCCGTGTACTGCCATAGGACCTGCTACCACCCCACGTGCCTCTGCCTGCCTGGGTGCCAAGACCAGAGCTGTGGATCCAGCTGCTGCCAGCCTTGCAGCCGCCCTGTCTGCTGTCAGACCACCTGCTGTAGGACCACCTGCTGCCGCCCTAGCTGTGTGTCCAGCTGCTGCCAGCCTTCCTGCTGCTGATCACCTTGCCAAGGATCCACTGTCCCTATGCAACACCTTCTATTAATTGACTTGCTACCTGGGGACAAAACAAAGTCACTTCCTAGACTTTGCTGACAACTGACATGCTCTACCAGAATTGCAGTTACTCATCTCCTTGCTTAAGAGCTTGTGAATTAGCTTGACAGAGTGCAGGGGGCTTCCTCCAATTGTCTTCCTCTGGTGTAGGAGAACCATGTGCCAACATTCTGCATCTGTGATAAGGAAGTATGTCTTGGTTTTGACTCTGAAAATAGGATTGACCATCTAGTTCTTCTGAGTAACTTAACAAAACAAGCCCTCAGAATGTTTCTATAGGTTTCTACAGCCTATCATAATCTTTAtaatcatattttctcttttgctatCCTCATAGTTCTTGTATCATCCTTTCTCCTTTTACCATCACTTTGAGTTTTACCTGTATGTTTCTCAATAAATGGTGTATCACAAGTCTTCTGTATGTGTTTGATTTATTGCACTTCTTTCCTCATatagaaatttatatattatatgccTTATCCAATATGAGCATCATATTAGCCCACTTCCTAATTATTATCTCATTATTAAAAACCCATTTTATTGTGTAGTGTGATTTACCTAATAATAAACAGACTCATCCAGGATGAAGTCTTCTGTTCCTGCTCAAGGGCACTTACATTGACATCCCAAGGAAGTATTAATAGATGTCTGAACCTCAGTGACTATGTCCTTGGCAAGCTATACTTGCTGTCATTGTTCATGTGGTTATCTATTGCTGGGCCTGGACACACCATGAGATGCTCCAAGGAAATTTTGTTCTCACTATTTCtcgctgccctcaatctttccatgaTAATTATCCCTCAGCAACTAGTAACTCCTCTCTCTGCCCACTGGTCTATCTAGATGAGGAGTCCAAAATGACCAGGTGACAATTTAAACATAGACTATATTCCCTAAAAACTGTGACTTTTATAGTGTTAAAGCCTTCAATCCAGGAGAGTGTAGATCCATGGGGAGGGGAAGAACAGATTCCCATATATGTCACCCTGAGTTAAAGTGAGAGGGTTCACTATTACTTCCCTTTCTGAAACCATGTATACTACCTTTGTGGATACACATGGTACTACCTATATGGGATCCACAGAGTGGCCATTAGGTCAAAGTATGTGCCATATTCAGAAACAACATATCAATCTTGTGTGGTGTCATCTCTAAGTTTGTTCTTTACTGCACATCTACAAGACCATTTTAATTTTCCATGGGTCAGCCATCTCTTGAGGAAACTAAAAGAGGCTTAATActcttggcttaaaactcaacattcagaaagctaagatcaatgcatctggtcccatcacttcatggcaaatagatggggaaacaatggaaacattgagagactattttgggggggctccaaaatcactgcagatggtgactacagccatgaaattaaaagacgcttgctccttgaacgAAAAGTTATGATCaccctagacagcctattaaaaagcagagaattactttgccttcaaaggtccatctagtcaaatctatggtttttccagtagtcatggatggatatgagagttggactataaagaaagctgggcaccaaagaattgatgcttttgaactgtggtgttggagaagactcttgagagtcccttggactgcaaggagatccaaccaatccatcctaaaggaaatcagtcctgactattcattgaaaggactgatgctgaagctgaaactccaatgctttggccacctgatgtgaagaactgactcatttgaaaagaccctgaagctgggaaagattgaaggcaggagaaggggacgacaaagaatgagatggttggatggcatcaccgactcaatggacatgagtttgagtaagctccaggaattggtgatggacagggaagcctggtgttctgcagtccatggggtcgcaaagagtcggacatgactgagtgacggaactgaactgaacaagacgATTCTAGTTTTCCATGGGTCAGCCATCTCTGTCATGTGATGTATGGTAGAACAAGTAGATCCCATGTTCATTTGCCTCCTGTTGATCTTGTTCATCAAAAAGTGGGTTTGTGGCTCCAAAGTTTTACTATTCAGAATCCTATGACAATATTACTATAAGCTGGTGGATAGTACTGCTGATAAGGACAACAAATCCATGTTTACAACATGGAATCTTAGTAAAGAAGAATTGCTGTCTTTTCCTTGCACATGTAATCTAAGAGGAAAACTAGCTCGCCTTCAAGTTAGATGGCTAGCTTTCCTGAGGGATATTATTCTCTGCTTCTGACTAACAGCATATACAGCAGGGCCAGCCACGGTCAGAGTGAGCTTGTGCTGTTGGTCCACACAAATCTTCCATCCCTGCCACCATGGATACTCCGTTCATGCTGTCTTGTATAAGTATCGATGCACCTAAAGATAGAGATGGGATAAGATATCCCAAACTTGTAGCCGTCCAGTGTCTCCTTTGTGACACTCTGGAGGTCATTGATGTGGGACACAAGTGAGAAACACTTTCTGCCCTCACACCTACCTCCATCTAAATAATTCTCCAAATCCCTTTACTTTCCACTCTTGCTCCTCCCTTGGCTCAATCCAAACAGTCAGTCCTTTCACCACATGCAAATAGGCAAAGAACATCGTTTCGTCAGGGCACTTTttctccaaaacaaaaacaaacaaacaaaaatatatatatatgtaatggacATGTGTACTGACTCACTGTTCACTGTGAGTATTTTCTCTGTCCACTGCCCTTGCACAGCAGAAGTGTTATCTGTCATAATCAAAATTCTCCATTTGGCTTCAAAGCTTCTACTGAAGTTAACAGTTGATGAAATTTAAGATATTGAATGCTTATATATTATGATCAGTTTGATTTTGTAGGAATCAAATGGAATTGGGTTggtaattattttcaatattatttttaattggaggatagttacaATATTGCAATGGTTtccaccatacatcaacatgaatcagccataggtatatatatgaaggaggaaacagacagaacaggctccatcttgaaagcaggactccatcttggtcCGGACTCTGGACTTCGAGCTGTATGCCCAGTATCTATAGAAACGACATACCAagtggaaaaccagaccccctggatggaagagccccagggctcatacctagactctccatcacctaaaagaatactCTAATTGTCTGTGGAAcgaaatagaatcataaattctattatgtgTATTCAGGTATGACCACAGGTCtgttgataattgtccactgctaactacctaggcttaaggcatatgaatcacaagTTAACTTTGattgtgtctttcttttcctttgttcagactagtttcagagaatttcgGGAGGTTGGTTTGGGCAAGAACACTTAGGGTATGTatggttttcacaaaaactggtcggggtccttggctaagaggagactctacttgggcccgctggtgtaataaactgcactccactaccTGCATTGCCCTTCTGACTGAGTatgtttcccggaacgcgtggctacaacacatACATCCCTTCCTCCTAAACCaccttcccacctccttctccatctcaccctctaggtcagcacagagcaccagctttgggttctgCATCACACTACAGACCTACACTGGCTATCCACTtatggcctccctggtggctccgatggtaaagaatctgcctgcaatgcaggagacctgggttcaaacccagggtaggaagattcccctgaaaagggaatggctccagtgttcttgcctggacaattccatgaacagaagagcctggagggctacagttcatggagtctcaaagagtcagacatggcctAGTGacgaacacacacatacacacacatatacacacgttCACTTCAtatatggtaatgcatatgtttcgatgctactttctcaagtcatgccaccctctccctcctgcacAGTGACCATACATCTGGTCTTTATGTCTgtatctcctttgctgccctgcaaataggatcatcagtaccatctttctagattctatagaTATGCGTTAATTTgcaaatttgtctttctctttctgactttcttcattcgtataataggctctaagttcatccactgCATTAGgattgattcaaatgtgttcctttctatagctgagtaatatttcattgtgtatggaATGTACACAATTATCTACCAcaatgtctttatccattcatctgttgatagacagctaggttgcttccatgtccttgcaaTTGTAaattagtgctgcaatgaacactggggcagatgtgtttttttcaattaaagtTTCCTGAGGGCATATGCCCAagcagctcaataccaaaaaaccaaacaacccaatcaaaaagtggccagaagaactaaataagtgaaaggttgttgctaaaCCATGAAAGACgacaggattcttggcctctggagaagaattcaatccagggctaGTGACGAGCTTCTGAGCTTTGATTGCTCAGaccttttgtgtaataaagttttgttAACGTATAAACAatatagagaaagcttctgacatagacatcagaaaggggcGGAGAGAATGCCCCactgctagtctttagccagatgttatatagctactaagctaagctaagtcgcttcagtcgtgtccgactctgtgcgaccccagagatggcagcccaccaagctcccccgtccctgggattctccaggcaagaacactggagtgggctgccatttcctcctccaatgcatgaaagtgaaaagtgaaagtgaagtcactcagtcatgtccgactcttcacgaccccatggactgcaacccaccaggctcctccatccatgggattttccaggcaagactactggagtggggtgccattgccttctccgtatatagctactagcagtctgctaatcagagaaaggaaatttctcaaaactcagagaatggcaccagacCCCTCACCTACAACACatattttgagataacattggcagcAGCTGagtcatcccgggccataaaacgattgacatAAATCTTGAAGACAGGCAGTTTACCAAGCAAATATATgatttcattaacatagattaggagaacagtGTATAAGTACAACACACTCGTTTGTCAAGTGGGTTCTGAGTCTTggtggaaccgacttgaagacagttCAGGGTCCATACATAGCACATTAACACAGctgaagacaaacatttccatagaAAACGCACTGATTAGCTCAGGGTCTGAGAACAGTTACGTTCAGGTGGAATCAGGTGCCTTCATGGCAACACaggattttaagagaaacctctttttacatttgtatagagaaggggaaaaaaaatcttaacacttGTCATtcgtttcctcctgccacttaagagagagagaaaaaatgtctgacacttgcggCTTacttcctccatttggagacccctggccttcctgcctgttaccctctcacaagcatttccccaaagaagacataaagatggctaataaacacatgaaaagatgctcaccatcattctttattagagaaatgcaaattaaaactacaatgaggtatcatctcacaccaaccaaaatggccatcatcaaaaagtctacaaaccacAATGGGCTGGCAGTTATTACTCATGTATTCTTTAATCATTGAGGGTAGCACTAAACTCTGATGTTCTCTATAGATGTGCTATAGGTTTTATTAATACTATGACTtggaagttaaataatttataaatttgagAATGCTTTATGTTAAGTCAGGCATACAGACTTAAATAAAGTAGATAAAATCTTACATTACCATGGAACAAGTAAGAGAAACAATGATTCTCTACTAATAATGGTGATGAATCAATTTGTTTTGAGATATCCCTGAAAATATAAGAATTGTTGGTTTTGCAAAAGGTGTCTATTTGCAGGCTGACTGACCCagtgagagacagaaagagaaagaaaatacttctAATCTATGGGTAGACATACTACATAGAAAGAGAGTAGTAGGAAAATAGATATAAACAATTCTTGAGGTGACTTATGTATATATTCCCCTAATCAAGTGTTAATGAGTAGCAGAACAGAAATTTGAACTCTCTTCCATATGATATTAATTCCCATAACAGAGCTAATTTCTTTTTCCACCATGGAGAATTTATGGTTGAAGATAAGATAAACAGAAGCACAAATCTATGAGGGAACTTAGTACAGAAAGTGGATAGTGTACACTAGAAGCATCTTACAAAGGCACaaataaaagtcaaaagaatGATCATGTACATCTATTTGTTTCAATGATATTTCATTTGACTAAACTAGAATCTGGAAACGTCTAGAATATTTACAGAAACTACTCTGACTTAACCTTAACACTACATATCTGATTGAAAAGGTCAGTGATAGAGGTCTTGGGGAAAAATGAGAATCTTCAGGTTCTGTAGTCAGTAGGCAAATACTGGGCATACAGAAAAGCACATCCCAAGAGGTGGGAGAGTGAGCACATGCCAGGGATAAGGGAGAAATCACTGTGATTTTGCAGTACAGGCATCTTCTCCTGGGAAGAGTAACAGCTCAGCAACACCATTCTGTCTAACAAGTGATCCCAGTGAGCAAAAGATTCAGGAGACTGGACTGGGGGAAGGAGAAATGCTAAAGTAATCAATTTCTATTTATAAGAGATGCTTAAAAATGGAATGGGTTACACGGCAGTAGGAAGTCACACCACTGGAGGCATGGAAGTGTTCAACTAAACACTCAAACAGTtggaatattgtatttttgatttgtaGCCTCTGTGAGTGAATTCTATCAGGGGactgcaagttcagttcagttcagtcgctcagccgtgtctgactctttgcgaccccatgaatcgcagcatgccatacctccctgtccatcatcaacacccggagttcactcaaactcatgtctgtcgagtcggtgatgccatccagccatctcatcctctgtcgtccccttctcctcctgcccccaatccctcccagcatcagagtcttttccaatgagacaactcttcccatgaggtggccaaagtactggagtttcagctttagcatcattccttccaaagaacacccaggctgatttcccttagaatggactggttggatctccttgcagtccaggggactctcaagagtcttctccaacaccacagttcaaagcatcaattcttcggcactcagctttcttcacagtccaactctcgcatccatacatgaccacaggaaaaaccatagccttgactagacggacctttgttggcaaagtaatgtctttgcttttcaatatgctatctaggttggtcataactttccttccaagaagtaagcatttttaatttcatggctgtaatcaccatctgcagtgattttggagccccccaaaataaattctgacactgtttccacagtttccccatctacttgccatgaagtgatggaaccagatgccatgatctttattttctgaatgttgagcttgaagccaactttttcactctcctctttcactttcatcaagaggctctttagttcctcttcactttctgccataagggtggtgtcatctgcatatctgaggttattgatatttctcctggcaatcttgattccagcttgtgcttcttccagcccagcatttctcatgatgtactctgcatataagttaaataagcagggtgacaatatacagccttgacgaactccttttcctatttgaaaccagtgtgttgttccatgtccagttctaactgttgcttcctgacctgcatataggtttctcaagaggcagatcagggggtctggtattcccatctctttcagaattttccacagtttattgtgatccacacagtcaaaggctttggcatagtcaataaagcagaaatagatgtttttctggaactctcttgctttttccatgatccagcagatgctggcaatttgaactctggttcctctgccttttctaaaaccagcttgaacatctggaagttcgcggttcacgtattgctgaagtctggcctggagaattttgagcattactttacgagcttgtgagatgagtgcaatttgtggtagtttgagcattctttggcattgtctttctttgggattgaatgaaaactgaccttttccagtcctgtggccactgctgagttttccaaatttgctggcatgttgagtgcagcactttcacagcatcatctttcaggatttggaatagctcaactggaattccatcacctccactagctttgttcgtagggatgctttctaaggcccacctgacttcacattccaggatgtctggctctaggtcagtgatcacaccatcgtgattatctgggtcatgaagatcttttctgtacagttcttctgtgtattcttgccacctgttcttaatatcttctgcttctgttaggtccatacaatttctgtcctttatcgagcccatctttgcatgaaatgttcccttggtatctctaattttcttgaagagatctctagtctttcccattctgttgttttcctctatttttttgcactgatcgctgaggaaggctttcttatctctgcttgctattctttggaactctgcattcagatgcttatatctttccttttctcctttgcttttcacttctcttcttttcacagctatttgcaaggcttcctcagacagccactttgattttttgcatttcttttccatggggatggtcttgatccctgtctcctgtacagtgtcacgaccTCCAtccctagttcatcaggcactctatctatcaggtctagacccttaaaattatttctcacttccactgtataataataagggatttgatttaggtcatacctgaatggtctagtggttttccctaatagatctgtggtcataccccaataagcataatagaattatGATTCTACTCAGTTACACAGAtgattagggtattcttttaggtgatggagGGTCTAGGTACAAGCAGTGGGGCTCTTCATccagggggtctggttttccagttgataTGTCATTTctatagatactgggcatatagctcaaaat from Bos mutus isolate GX-2022 chromosome 19, NWIPB_WYAK_1.1, whole genome shotgun sequence encodes:
- the LOC138992114 gene encoding keratin-associated protein 9-9-like; this translates as MTHSCCSPCCQPICRTTCCESSCCKPCCPPTCCQTTCCRTTCCKPTCVTTCCQPSCCSKPCCQPTCCESICCQPSCPPTCYQTSETTCCRTTCRKPTCVTTCCQPTCCVPSSCGQTFSGSSCGQSCCQPACCAPVYCHRICYHPTCCCLPGCQDQSCGSSCCQPCSHPVCCQTTCCRTTCCRPSCVSSCCQPSCC
- the LOC138992113 gene encoding keratin-associated protein 9-3-like isoform X2 — its product is MTHSCCSPCCQPTCCETTCLKPTCVSSCCQPTCCEPSCCGSSCCQPCCLPICCQTTCCRTTCLKPICVTTCCQPTCCDCCQPTCCASSSAGQTCGGSNCCQPCCQPASCAPVYCHRTCYHPTCLCLPGCQDQSCGSSCCQPCSRPVCCQTTCCRTTCCRPSCVSSCCQPSCC
- the LOC138992113 gene encoding keratin-associated protein 9-3-like isoform X3, encoding MTHSCCSPCCQPTCCETTCLKPTCVSSCCQPTCCEPSCCGSSCCQPCCLPICCQTTCCRTTCLKPICVTTCCQPTCCESSCCQPSCPQTCCQITETTCCKPTCVTSSSCAPVYCHRTCYHPTCLCLPGCQDQSCGSSCCQPCSRPVCCQTTCCRTTCCRPSCVSSCCQPSCC
- the LOC138992113 gene encoding keratin-associated protein 9-3-like isoform X1: MTHSCCSPCCQPTCCETTCLKPTCVSSCCQPTCCEPSCCGSSCCQPCCLPICCQTTCCRTTCLKPICVTTCCQPTCCESSCCQPSCPQTCCQITETTCCKPTCVTSCCQPTCCASSSAGQTCGGSNCCQPCCQPASCAPVYCHRTCYHPTCLCLPGCQDQSCGSSCCQPCSRPVCCQTTCCRTTCCRPSCVSSCCQPSCC